The Candidatus Binatia bacterium DNA window GGCAGCGCTCTGCATGGGTGTAAAGATCGCACGCCGGAACGGCAGCGGTTCGAGCGCCTCGGGAGCAGGAGCTCTATACCCGAGGGCGCTGTGCGGTCGGACGTGGTTGTACTCGAGCCGCCACCATTGGGTCAGGATCTTTGCCTCCTGCACCGTGTAGAAGATCTCGCCGTTGAGAAGTTCATCGCGAAGCCTTCCGTTGAAGCTCTCGATGTAGCCG harbors:
- a CDS encoding transposase, translating into GYIESFNGRLRDELLNGEIFYTVQEAKILTQWWRLEYNHVRPHSALGYRAPAPEALEPLPFRRAIFTPMQSAALT